The proteins below come from a single Mercenaria mercenaria strain notata chromosome 3, MADL_Memer_1, whole genome shotgun sequence genomic window:
- the LOC123524851 gene encoding histone chaperone asf1b-B-like, giving the protein MAKVNIVNVVVLDNPSPFLNPFQFEITFEALEDLSEDLEWKIIYVGAAESEEFDQTLETILVGPVPGGRHKFVFQATPPDTSKIPLQDAVGVTVVLLTCSYRNKEFIRVGYYVNNEYDEPEMKEEPPTVPQYDKLMRNILATNPRVTRFKIDWDDNQSTPVENGENIPPAHNLESESNQMVPSGSHGLDEIKSQQVVPEINAGAGMDVDETSVSMS; this is encoded by the exons ATGGCAAAAGTTAATATAGTCAATGTCGTTGTGCTCGATAATCCTTCTCCTTTTCTCAATCCCTTTCAGTTTGAAATTACATTTGAAGCACTGGAGGATCTTAGCGaag ATCTGGAGTGGAAAATAATCTATGTTGGAGCTGCAGAAAGTGAGGAATTTGACCAGACTTTAGAAACTATACTTGTTGGCCCAGTACCTGGTGGCAGACACAAATTCGTTTTTCAG GCAACTCCTCCTGATACAAGTAAAATACCACTACAGGATGCTGTAGGTGTGACAGTTGTGTTATTAACATGTTCCTATAGAAATAAGGAGTTTATACGTGTTGGTTATTACGTAAATAATGAGTATGATGAGCCAGAGATGAAGGAAGAACCTCCAACTGTACCACAATATGACAAG TTGATGAGAAACATACTTGCAACAAATCCTCGTGTAACAAGATTTAAAATAGACTGGGACGATAACCAGAGCACACCAGTGGAGAATGGTGAAAATATACCTCCAGCACATAATCTCGAATCAGAATCAAATCAAATGGTACCTTCAGGATCTCATGGTCTTGATGAGATCAAATCTCAACAAGTTGTACCAGAAATAAATGCAGGAGCGGGAATGGACGTAGATGAGACGAGTGTTAGTATGTCTTGA